One genomic region from Tripterygium wilfordii isolate XIE 37 chromosome 20, ASM1340144v1, whole genome shotgun sequence encodes:
- the LOC119987446 gene encoding uncharacterized protein LOC119987446, whose protein sequence is MASIGCAASLSPQFALVSKKSKACISARTRSRPMAPIRAETTGSVMEKAGIKIERNPPESKLTHLGVRSWRKWGCSPSKFPWTYSSKEICYLLEGKVKIYPDGSEEIVEIGAGDLIEFPRGMSCTWDVSVTVDKHYKFY, encoded by the exons ATGGCATCTATTGGTTGTGCTGCTAGTTTATCACCGCAGTTTGCGTTGGTCTCGAAGAAGAGCAAAGCCTGTATATCTGCGCGTACAAGATCGAGGCCTATGGCGCCGATTCGAGCAGAGACCACCGGCTCTGTCATGGAGAAGGCAGGAATCAAGATTGAGAGGAATCCTCCCGAGTCCAAACTCACCCATCTCGGGGTCAGAAGTTGGCGCAA GTGGGGTTGCTCTCCAAGCAAATTTCCATGGACATACTCAAGCAAAGAGATTTGCTATCTGCTGGAGGGAAAAGTGAAGATCTACCCGGATGGTTCAGAGGAGATTGTTGAGATTGGTGCTGGTGACTTGATTGAGTTCCCAAGAGGAATGAGCTGCACTTGGGATGTTTCAGTAACTGTGGACAAGCACTACAAATTTTACTAA